A single genomic interval of Actinomycetota bacterium harbors:
- a CDS encoding ATP-binding cassette domain-containing protein has protein sequence MSPTSKGPIINCSRLNYFYDNGLHALLDIDFSAKGGEFIALLAANGSGKTTLLKVIAGLLEPKSGSVFLGGRDMASMKRSEIYSRVGLVMQNPKDQLFCTTVKEDVSFGPRNQGLSEKEAQVRVNEALSAVGGLHLKERAIHHLSFGEQKRISLAGVLAMEPDILLLDEVTAGLDPSGEAEMIALLKGLNRNYGTTIIFATHSIDPLPLFSDRVFILKNGKILSSDSCKEAFSEPRVLMQAGLRLPYISILFHQLKTLDGLAIDGLPMTVKAARESLLEMIPKEAFELGGKEGDVAKV, from the coding sequence GTGAGTCCGACAAGCAAAGGACCCATAATAAATTGCAGCCGTCTAAACTATTTTTATGATAATGGTCTCCATGCTCTGCTCGATATCGATTTCTCTGCTAAGGGGGGAGAATTTATAGCCCTTTTGGCCGCCAATGGCTCTGGCAAGACGACCTTGCTTAAGGTTATTGCGGGTCTTCTTGAACCGAAGAGCGGTTCAGTCTTTCTTGGCGGAAGAGATATGGCCAGCATGAAGAGGAGCGAGATATATTCGCGGGTCGGCCTGGTTATGCAAAACCCAAAGGACCAGTTATTCTGCACAACCGTCAAGGAAGACGTCTCATTCGGTCCGCGCAATCAGGGGCTTAGCGAAAAAGAGGCGCAGGTCAGGGTGAATGAGGCTCTGAGCGCTGTCGGCGGCCTCCACCTAAAAGAGCGGGCGATTCATCACCTAAGCTTTGGTGAGCAGAAACGGATCTCTCTGGCCGGAGTACTCGCCATGGAGCCAGACATCTTACTCTTAGATGAGGTTACGGCCGGGCTAGATCCAAGCGGCGAGGCGGAAATGATTGCTCTCTTGAAGGGGCTAAACCGTAATTATGGAACGACGATCATATTTGCCACTCACTCTATCGACCCATTACCTCTCTTTTCCGACAGGGTCTTCATCTTAAAGAATGGAAAGATATTGAGCTCTGATTCTTGCAAGGAGGCATTTAGCGAGCCAAGGGTCCTTATGCAAGCTGGCCTTCGCTTGCCTTACATATCTATACTATTTCACCAACTTAAGACCCTAGATGGACTCGCCATCGACGGACTTCCGATGACGGTCAAAGCGGCGAGAGAGAGTCTGCTGGAGATGATACCCAAGGAAGCATTCGAATTGGGGGGGAAAGAGGGCGATGTCGCAAAAGTTTAG
- the cbiQ gene encoding cobalt ECF transporter T component CbiQ, whose translation MKGSFEQISDDSVAAGSRLGGLDVRLKAGVAFVLFLTILNSNRPVLPVLLWALSVTVISALGHRRRLIFERLSASLVLVMMIIILQALLIGKTPILAFKIGGLGVVFKREGLLIGLLIGSRTLGATAVLIAFSLMTPAYELFSLLDWCRLPKIFTEIAMLLYRYVFVLFEEAKDTRAAQSLRLGYVGYKNALSSTSRLIGIVFVNSFEQSLRTHEAMMARGYSGEYHFEPLGKLSPKSFALLVGSSILILSIFKFLEGNLQ comes from the coding sequence ATGAAGGGCTCCTTCGAGCAGATTTCCGATGATTCCGTTGCAGCGGGAAGCAGGCTTGGCGGTTTGGACGTCCGCTTAAAGGCAGGGGTTGCCTTCGTTCTATTCTTGACCATCTTAAATTCGAACAGGCCAGTCCTGCCCGTGTTACTTTGGGCTTTAAGCGTTACCGTGATAAGCGCCTTAGGCCATCGAAGAAGACTCATTTTTGAGCGGCTTTCCGCATCGCTTGTCCTCGTTATGATGATTATCATTTTACAAGCGCTTTTGATCGGAAAGACTCCGATCCTTGCTTTTAAGATAGGCGGTCTTGGCGTGGTTTTCAAGAGGGAGGGGCTGCTTATCGGGCTTTTGATCGGGAGCCGAACCCTTGGCGCAACGGCAGTACTTATCGCATTTAGCCTGATGACTCCGGCCTACGAACTATTCTCCCTTCTCGACTGGTGCCGCTTGCCCAAGATCTTTACCGAGATCGCTATGCTCCTATATCGATACGTATTTGTCCTCTTTGAGGAGGCCAAGGATACACGAGCCGCCCAAAGCCTTCGCCTCGGTTATGTGGGCTATAAAAATGCTCTCTCTTCGACGAGTCGGCTGATTGGCATCGTCTTTGTCAATTCTTTTGAGCAGAGCCTAAGGACGCACGAGGCCATGATGGCCCGCGGATACTCGGGCGAATATCACTTTGAGCCCCTTGGCAAGCTCTCCCCAAAGAGCTTTGCCCTTCTTGTTGGCTCTTCAATCCTGATCTTATCCATTTTTAAATTCTTGGAGGGCAATCTCCAGTGA
- a CDS encoding cobalt transporter, with translation MKRTILILVTTTLLLAAFWFGLMKTKGEWSGVDETVVEHYAEIAGRPPRDPYINTDQGDLLLLVFLLAGTLGGFVAGYSYRVLLVKSLGSTRS, from the coding sequence ATGAAAAGGACCATCTTAATTCTTGTGACCACAACCCTTCTCCTTGCCGCGTTCTGGTTTGGACTCATGAAGACCAAGGGAGAGTGGAGCGGAGTCGACGAGACGGTTGTGGAGCACTATGCAGAAATTGCTGGCCGTCCGCCCAGAGACCCCTATATAAATACGGATCAGGGTGATCTCCTTCTTTTAGTCTTTCTTCTTGCCGGAACCCTTGGCGGATTTGTGGCGGGCTACTCATATCGGGTCCTCTTAGTTAAAAGCTTGGGATCGACCCGATCATGA
- a CDS encoding energy-coupling factor ABC transporter permease, which yields MIKRIQSFKRRLLKGGMIFAALSILMNASASQAFAMHISEGILPARWAGLWYVIAIPFIYLGIREIKVKSEAKAEYKSFVALTGAAVFIISCMPIPVPIAGTCSHPCGTGLAAILIGPAPTVVLAAIALGLQALFLAHGGLTTLGANIVAMGVIGAFTGYGAFRLSGRLGLSPIGAAFLAGLFSDWATYTATSFILASALKVDGSLLTMFLTILVAFVPTQLPLGILEGFFTAGAYRFIGERMPLLLTRSPAQGGIS from the coding sequence ATGATCAAGCGGATACAAAGTTTTAAGAGAAGATTACTTAAAGGGGGGATGATATTTGCAGCCTTGAGTATACTCATGAACGCTTCAGCCAGCCAGGCTTTTGCCATGCATATCTCCGAAGGGATTCTGCCGGCCCGCTGGGCAGGACTCTGGTACGTTATAGCCATACCCTTCATCTACCTTGGTATCAGGGAGATAAAGGTTAAAAGTGAGGCCAAGGCGGAATACAAATCATTTGTAGCCCTGACAGGAGCCGCCGTTTTTATCATCTCCTGCATGCCAATCCCTGTTCCCATTGCTGGAACTTGCTCTCATCCTTGCGGAACCGGACTTGCCGCCATCTTGATCGGCCCGGCCCCGACCGTCGTCTTGGCGGCCATCGCCCTTGGCCTGCAGGCGCTCTTTCTGGCCCACGGCGGTCTGACGACTCTTGGAGCCAATATCGTAGCCATGGGCGTTATTGGAGCCTTCACCGGCTATGGAGCATTTAGGCTCTCAGGACGTCTGGGTCTTTCGCCTATTGGAGCGGCTTTCTTGGCGGGGCTCTTTTCAGACTGGGCTACCTACACGGCTACCTCATTCATCCTTGCTTCAGCCCTGAAAGTTGACGGCTCTCTTTTAACGATGTTTCTTACCATACTTGTGGCCTTCGTTCCCACCCAGCTTCCACTAGGTATCTTGGAAGGTTTTTTTACAGCCGGGGCCTACCGCTTCATTGGCGAGCGGATGCCTCTTCTTTTGACCAGAAGCCCCGCCCAAGGAGGTATATCATGA
- a CDS encoding CbiX/SirB N-terminal domain-containing protein, whose translation MARSELPKSRFDAVILLGHGSRVPGADRSMLLLADDLRRTGLYPQVETCNMSRLGPTFKETLSLCVRSGAKEILLMPYFLNEGLHMKLDIPSMMRKAAKEHPNIRLYFGKNLGYDELLFELVKKRIREAEFLGDVRELELAGEEEYPLGQGELEFVPMLPEEAAKWKGRNTSHDLGSNTKKEEKNDQADTKF comes from the coding sequence GTGGCTAGAAGCGAGTTGCCGAAAAGCCGCTTTGATGCCGTCATCCTTCTTGGCCATGGAAGCCGGGTTCCCGGGGCAGATCGTTCGATGTTGCTATTGGCCGATGATTTGAGAAGAACCGGACTCTATCCACAGGTTGAGACCTGCAATATGTCGCGCCTTGGCCCGACTTTTAAGGAGACCTTAAGCCTTTGCGTAAGAAGCGGCGCCAAAGAGATCCTTCTTATGCCCTACTTCTTAAACGAGGGGCTTCACATGAAGCTGGATATTCCATCGATGATGCGCAAAGCCGCAAAGGAGCATCCAAACATCAGGCTCTACTTCGGCAAGAACTTGGGTTATGACGAGCTCCTCTTTGAGTTGGTGAAGAAGAGGATACGTGAGGCTGAATTTTTGGGTGATGTTAGGGAGTTAGAACTTGCCGGCGAGGAAGAGTATCCCTTGGGGCAGGGAGAGCTGGAGTTTGTGCCCATGCTCCCCGAGGAGGCGGCCAAATGGAAAGGGCGCAATACTTCGCACGATTTAGGGTCTAATACAAAAAAGGAGGAGAAGAATGATCAAGCGGATACAAAGTTTTAA
- a CDS encoding precorrin-8X methylmutase translates to MGKRTLKKKGPLTAKAQTTCAKAKINTLMARPISGQEIEDRSFAIIEREVGSHPFNKDEWEVVRRLIHTSGDLSIANFVSISNGAIDAGIAALKSLSSIYVDSRMIQAGISLERLQMVNPGYSSGFIHSYVANEDVIIESKSLGIPRSLLAVQKAKGIIDGALVAIGNSPTALLELNRLVIEEGISPALVIAMPVGFVHVEESKEELSKLGVAHITLCGRRGGSPLAVSVIHALSILASGKSHKGG, encoded by the coding sequence TTGGGAAAAAGGACGCTCAAAAAGAAGGGCCCGCTCACCGCTAAAGCTCAAACTACTTGCGCGAAAGCCAAGATAAATACTCTAATGGCCCGCCCTATATCCGGCCAAGAAATCGAGGATCGATCCTTTGCGATAATCGAACGCGAAGTGGGGAGCCATCCTTTCAATAAAGATGAGTGGGAGGTGGTCAGGCGGCTGATACATACCTCAGGAGATCTCTCCATCGCCAATTTTGTTTCTATCTCCAACGGCGCAATCGACGCCGGGATAGCCGCTCTTAAAAGTCTCAGCTCCATCTATGTCGACTCAAGGATGATTCAGGCCGGAATATCGTTAGAGCGCCTTCAAATGGTCAATCCTGGCTATAGTTCGGGCTTCATCCATTCTTATGTTGCAAATGAAGATGTAATAATTGAGTCCAAGTCTCTGGGCATACCCCGCTCTCTCCTTGCGGTCCAAAAGGCCAAAGGAATCATTGATGGCGCACTGGTTGCCATCGGCAACTCCCCGACAGCTCTTCTAGAACTGAATCGACTGGTGATCGAAGAAGGCATAAGCCCAGCCCTTGTTATCGCTATGCCGGTCGGGTTCGTTCACGTCGAGGAGAGCAAGGAGGAGCTATCTAAACTTGGAGTTGCCCATATCACGCTATGCGGCCGCCGGGGGGGCAGCCCCTTGGCCGTAAGCGTGATCCATGCTCTATCCATATTGGCAAGTGGCAAAAGTCACAAGGGTGGCTAG